From Pseudomonadota bacterium:
CCTGCGATCGGTTCGAAGAACGACACGCCACCGCCTCCGTGCTCGATGACGAGATCCGTCAGATCGGTGTGCTCCAGGGCGAAACGTAGATCGGGTTTGTCGTTGCCGAAGCGCGTCATCGCTTCGGCGAAATCCATGCGAGGAAAGCGGCCCTCGGGGTAGCGTTGCGTCAGGTCGATATCGAGCACCTCGCGGAAGATGCGCAGCATCAAGCCTTCGACGGCGCCGAAGATGTCGTCCTCGTTCACGAAGCTCATCTCGACGTCGATTTGGGTGAACTCGGGCTGCCGATCCAGGCGCAGATCCTCGTCGCGGAAGCACTTGACGATCTGAAAGTAGCGCTCGTAACCCGATACCATCAGAAGCTGCTTGAACAGTTGGGGGCTTTCTGCGAGCGCGTAGAAGCTACCCGGGTGCAATCTCGACGGCACCAGGAAGTTGCGGGCCCCGCCGGGCGTATACTTGAGCATGACGGGCGTCTCGATTTCGATGAATCCTTCATCGCCGAAGTGGTCGCGTGCGGCGCGGCAGATCTTGTGGCGCGTGACGAGCGATCGCTGCAGCTCGGGCCGACGCAGATCCAGGAAGCGGTACTCGAGGCGCTTGTCTTCGTTGGTGTCGATGCCGTCTTCCATGGGGAACGGCGGCGTCTTGGAGCGGTTGAACACGACCGCTTCGAGCACCACCACCTCGACGGCACCGGTAGGCAGGCGTGGGTTGCGCATCTGGCCGCGGTCGCGTACGCGTCCCCGGGCGCCGAGCACCCACTCGGGCCGTGACCGATCGGCAAGCTCGAATGCGCGCGAATGCACCGAAGGGTCGAACACCAACTGCGTCACACCTGTACGGTCGCGCAGGTCGATGAAGATGCATCCGCCGTGATCGCGGCGGCTGTGGACCCAGCCGAAGAGCACGACCTCTTGGCCCATGTCGTCCGCTCTCAGCTCTCCGCACGCATGTGTGCGCTTGAGCTCGTCGATAAAGCGCGCCACCATCGTCTCCGGGCTGCGCAAGTTAGCCAACCCGTCGCGTCCGTCAACCCGGAAACGCGGTCCAGCCGCGCCGCCCGGCTCGGACGTAACGCCCACGGTTCACCTTCGGCCAAGACTCCGCAGCGTTGTTGCCTTGTGGAACACAAGCGCCGACAATAAAGAGACAGCTGGCCCGGCCGTTTGACTCGTTCCGAATCGGCGCTGAAGGCGGCTGGAGGAGAACATGGCGGTTCAACGAGAAGTGACTTGCCCCATGTGCGGGTTCAAGAACGCCCCGGATTCCAGTCGCTGCGGCGCCTGCGGTGCGCGCATCGAGCGCGTGTCGGGCCTGTACACGGAAGCCGAGGTCCAGCAGCGGCGCCAGCAGCAGGAGGGGTTTGAGTGGAAGTGGGCGCTGGCGGCCTGCTTCTTCTACGTAGTCGTGCAAGGAGCCGTGCTGGTGGGCCTTCCACGCGTGGTTGCGACCTTCGACCCTCAGGGCCTGGCCGGGTTGTTCGTCTCCCTGTTCATCTGGTTCCTCGGCGGGGTTGCTGTTGGGCTTATTTCGCCGCGAAAGAACTTCATCGAACCCGCGGTAGGCGTGCTCTTCCTCGCCGTGCCTACCGTCGCCTACCTGGTGGCGATCACCCCGCCCGGCTTCCAACCCTCGCTGCTCGCGTACATCGTGGGCTCGCTGCTAGGGGTCATGATCGCGCCGATAGGGGCTTTCATTGGTGATCGGTTAAGGTCAGGGCCCGCCCAGCTCTGAGCTTCCT
This genomic window contains:
- a CDS encoding zinc finger Ran-binding domain-containing protein, producing MAVQREVTCPMCGFKNAPDSSRCGACGARIERVSGLYTEAEVQQRRQQQEGFEWKWALAACFFYVVVQGAVLVGLPRVVATFDPQGLAGLFVSLFIWFLGGVAVGLISPRKNFIEPAVGVLFLAVPTVAYLVAITPPGFQPSLLAYIVGSLLGVMIAPIGAFIGDRLRSGPAQL
- the aspS gene encoding aspartate--tRNA ligase, whose translation is MARFIDELKRTHACGELRADDMGQEVVLFGWVHSRRDHGGCIFIDLRDRTGVTQLVFDPSVHSRAFELADRSRPEWVLGARGRVRDRGQMRNPRLPTGAVEVVVLEAVVFNRSKTPPFPMEDGIDTNEDKRLEYRFLDLRRPELQRSLVTRHKICRAARDHFGDEGFIEIETPVMLKYTPGGARNFLVPSRLHPGSFYALAESPQLFKQLLMVSGYERYFQIVKCFRDEDLRLDRQPEFTQIDVEMSFVNEDDIFGAVEGLMLRIFREVLDIDLTQRYPEGRFPRMDFAEAMTRFGNDKPDLRFALEHTDLTDLVIEHGGGGVSFFEPIAG